A DNA window from Chryseobacterium sp. MEBOG06 contains the following coding sequences:
- the lpxA gene encoding acyl-ACP--UDP-N-acetylglucosamine O-acyltransferase, which translates to MIHQLAAVDKRAKISKNVIVEPFTTIAGDVEIGEGTWIGPNVTIMEGARIGKDCKIFPGTVISAIPQDLKFDGEDTQTIIGDNTTLRECVTVNRGTKALGFTKVGSNCLIMATSHVAHDCIIGDNVIIANGCGIAGHVEIGDFTVMGGLSAVQQFGKIGKHTMISGGSLIRKDIPPYVKVARDPISYAGINSVGLRRRGFSNEKIFEIQKIYRAIFQMKMNVSQALAYIEKEMLPTAERDEILQFIQNSPRGIVKGYGTSKDSN; encoded by the coding sequence ATGATTCATCAATTAGCAGCCGTAGATAAACGTGCGAAAATCAGCAAAAATGTAATTGTAGAACCTTTTACTACAATTGCTGGGGATGTAGAAATTGGAGAAGGAACCTGGATTGGTCCCAACGTTACTATTATGGAAGGTGCAAGAATCGGAAAAGACTGTAAGATCTTTCCAGGCACTGTAATTTCTGCAATCCCTCAGGATTTGAAGTTTGATGGTGAAGACACGCAGACGATCATTGGAGATAACACTACCTTAAGAGAATGTGTAACCGTAAACAGAGGAACCAAAGCCCTAGGGTTTACGAAAGTGGGAAGTAACTGCCTTATCATGGCTACTTCACACGTAGCGCATGACTGTATCATAGGTGATAATGTAATTATTGCCAACGGATGTGGTATCGCAGGACACGTGGAGATCGGTGATTTTACGGTAATGGGCGGTCTGTCAGCTGTACAGCAGTTTGGTAAGATTGGTAAACATACCATGATTTCCGGTGGATCGTTGATCAGAAAAGATATCCCTCCTTATGTAAAAGTAGCAAGAGACCCTATTTCTTATGCAGGAATAAACTCTGTTGGACTTAGAAGAAGAGGATTCTCCAACGAAAAGATTTTCGAAATTCAAAAAATCTACAGAGCAATCTTCCAGATGAAGATGAACGTTTCTCAAGCGTTGGCATATATTGAAAAAGAAATGCTTCCTACTGCAGAAAGAGACGAAATTCTACAGTTTATCCAAAACTCACCAAGAGGTATTGTGAAAGGCTACGGAACAAGCAAAGATAGCAACTAA
- the lpxD gene encoding UDP-3-O-(3-hydroxymyristoyl)glucosamine N-acyltransferase, which produces MEFTASQIASFIDGKIIGDENALITGVSPIENGESGHLSFIAQDRFSHFLDTSKCSVIIISEKLLNENNYIPTLIVVKDAYLSFQVLMNLYQEMRGRKEGIEDGSSIHDTAVIGDNAYIGAFTYVSEKAKIGDGSQIYPHVYIGKGVKIGKNCKIDSGARIYDYCIIGDNCVIHSNTVVGGDGFGFQPTAEGFKKIPQLGNVIIEDDVEIGSNCSIDRATIGSTIIGKGTKIDNLIQIAHNVKIGQNNVIAAQAGIAGSTTIGDWNQIGGQVGIVGHIKIGNQVKIQAQSGVNSSVNDKETLYGSPAISYNDYLRSYVHFRNFTEIVNRINNLENNSKDNPNE; this is translated from the coding sequence ATGGAATTTACAGCTTCGCAAATTGCAAGTTTTATTGACGGAAAAATAATAGGTGACGAGAATGCACTTATTACGGGAGTTTCACCAATTGAAAATGGGGAATCAGGGCATCTTTCTTTTATAGCACAAGATCGATTTTCTCATTTTTTAGATACCTCTAAATGTTCTGTTATCATCATTTCAGAAAAACTTCTGAATGAAAATAATTATATCCCTACCTTAATCGTAGTAAAAGATGCTTATCTTTCTTTTCAGGTCCTGATGAATTTATATCAGGAAATGAGAGGAAGAAAAGAAGGAATAGAAGATGGCTCATCCATCCATGATACAGCTGTGATAGGTGATAATGCCTATATCGGAGCATTTACATATGTTTCGGAAAAGGCTAAAATTGGTGACGGATCGCAGATCTATCCGCATGTGTACATAGGAAAAGGCGTAAAGATTGGTAAAAACTGTAAAATAGACAGTGGAGCCAGAATTTATGATTACTGTATCATCGGAGACAATTGTGTGATTCATTCCAATACGGTAGTAGGAGGTGATGGTTTTGGTTTTCAGCCGACCGCTGAAGGATTCAAAAAAATTCCGCAGCTTGGAAATGTAATTATTGAAGATGATGTAGAAATTGGTTCAAACTGTAGTATCGACAGAGCTACAATAGGATCTACCATCATTGGAAAAGGAACAAAAATAGATAATCTGATTCAGATTGCTCACAATGTGAAAATTGGTCAGAACAATGTAATTGCGGCACAAGCCGGAATTGCAGGCTCTACCACAATCGGTGACTGGAATCAAATTGGAGGTCAGGTTGGAATTGTTGGACATATTAAAATCGGTAACCAGGTGAAAATTCAGGCGCAGAGCGGCGTGAATTCCAGTGTTAATGATAAAGAGACATTGTATGGCTCACCAGCCATCAGTTACAATGACTATTTGAGAAGTTATGTTCATTTCAGAAATTTCACTGAAATAGTAAACAGAATAAATAATCTTGAGAATAACTCAAAAGATAATCCTAATGAGTGA
- the sucD gene encoding succinate--CoA ligase subunit alpha: MSILVNKDSKVIVQGFTGNEGTFHASQMIEYGTNVVGGVTPGKGGSEHLGKPVFNTVADAVEKAGANVSIIFVPPAFAADAIMEAAEAGIKVIVCITEGIPVADMVKVKSYIADRDCRLIGPNCPGIITSEEAKIGIMPGFVFKKGKVGIVSKSGTLTYEAADQVVRAGYGISTAIGIGGDPIIGTTTREALELFINDPETEAVVMIGEIGGGLEAEAARWYKSSGSTKPVVGFIAGQTAPKGRTMGHAGAIVGGAEDTAQAKMEIMRENGINVVDSPADIGATVAKILG; this comes from the coding sequence ATGTCAATTTTAGTAAACAAAGATTCTAAAGTAATTGTACAAGGATTTACAGGGAACGAGGGTACTTTCCACGCTAGCCAGATGATTGAATACGGAACCAACGTAGTAGGTGGTGTTACTCCAGGAAAAGGAGGTAGCGAGCACTTGGGGAAGCCGGTATTTAATACAGTGGCTGATGCAGTAGAAAAAGCTGGAGCAAACGTAAGTATTATTTTCGTACCACCGGCATTTGCAGCAGATGCTATTATGGAAGCTGCTGAAGCAGGGATCAAAGTAATTGTATGTATTACTGAAGGTATTCCTGTAGCTGATATGGTGAAAGTGAAATCTTATATCGCAGACAGAGACTGCAGATTAATCGGACCAAACTGCCCTGGGATCATTACTTCTGAAGAAGCTAAAATTGGTATTATGCCAGGTTTCGTTTTCAAAAAAGGTAAAGTAGGTATCGTTTCAAAATCAGGTACCCTTACTTATGAAGCTGCTGATCAGGTTGTAAGAGCTGGTTACGGTATTTCTACAGCAATCGGAATCGGTGGTGACCCAATCATTGGAACTACAACAAGAGAAGCTTTGGAATTATTCATCAACGACCCGGAAACTGAAGCTGTTGTAATGATCGGTGAAATTGGTGGAGGTCTTGAAGCAGAAGCAGCAAGATGGTACAAATCAAGCGGATCTACTAAGCCGGTTGTAGGATTTATCGCTGGACAAACAGCTCCAAAAGGAAGAACAATGGGACACGCCGGTGCTATTGTAGGTGGTGCAGAAGATACAGCTCAGGCAAAAATGGAGATCATGAGAGAAAATGGTATCAACGTAGTTGATTCTCCTGCTGATATTGGTGCTACTGTAGCAAAAATTCTAGGATAA
- a CDS encoding HD domain-containing protein, translated as MQNKLKIINDPVHGFIKIPHEILFDIVEHPYFQRLRRIGQTGLLNLIFPGATHTRFHHALGAMHLMFTALETLKQKGVDISEEEEKGAMLAILLHDIGHGPFSHALESMLMDDWHHENLSLLLMHKLNEKFQGQLSMAIEMFQGKYHRKFFNQLISSQLDVDRLDYLKRDSFFTGVSEGNINTQRIISMMNVCEEGELVVDAKGIYSIENFLTARMFMYWQVYYHKTSALAEFLLVKILERAKYLVAEGKELPATENLKYFLYREKSAATDEDVERFTQLDDNDVIQAMKEWQNSDDFILSYWCKCVIQRNLPKTIISSHPFSQEIIDEKVENTNRFFGIDNGKELVHEIKRKLLPYHAEKQPIYLLQKNGKRTRLHESEDQLLSGLMVNKTTRYILMFPRDIPQSDS; from the coding sequence ATGCAGAACAAGCTAAAAATCATCAACGATCCTGTTCATGGATTTATTAAAATTCCACACGAAATTTTATTTGACATTGTTGAACATCCCTATTTTCAGAGATTAAGACGAATCGGACAGACCGGACTTTTAAACTTGATTTTCCCGGGGGCTACCCATACAAGGTTTCATCATGCTTTGGGAGCAATGCACCTTATGTTTACTGCCCTGGAGACTCTGAAACAGAAAGGAGTTGATATTTCTGAAGAAGAAGAAAAAGGAGCTATGCTGGCTATTTTACTACATGATATTGGTCATGGACCCTTTTCTCATGCACTGGAAAGTATGCTGATGGATGACTGGCATCATGAAAATCTTTCGCTTTTATTAATGCATAAACTGAATGAGAAATTCCAGGGGCAACTGTCGATGGCTATTGAAATGTTTCAGGGGAAATATCATAGGAAATTTTTCAATCAGCTTATTTCTTCTCAATTGGATGTGGACAGATTGGATTATCTGAAGAGAGACAGCTTTTTTACAGGAGTTTCCGAAGGGAATATTAATACCCAGAGAATTATTTCAATGATGAATGTCTGCGAAGAAGGAGAACTGGTAGTTGATGCAAAAGGAATTTATTCCATTGAAAATTTTCTGACAGCAAGAATGTTTATGTACTGGCAGGTATACTATCATAAGACATCAGCACTGGCAGAATTTCTTTTAGTTAAAATCCTGGAAAGAGCAAAATATCTGGTTGCTGAGGGGAAAGAGCTTCCTGCAACAGAAAATTTAAAATACTTTTTATACCGTGAGAAAAGTGCAGCAACAGATGAAGATGTAGAAAGATTTACCCAGCTTGATGATAATGATGTCATTCAGGCAATGAAAGAATGGCAGAATTCAGATGATTTTATCCTGTCATATTGGTGTAAATGTGTTATCCAAAGAAATTTACCCAAAACTATTATCTCGTCACATCCTTTCAGCCAGGAAATCATTGATGAAAAAGTAGAAAATACCAATCGATTTTTCGGAATTGATAACGGAAAAGAATTGGTACACGAGATAAAAAGAAAACTTCTGCCGTATCATGCAGAGAAGCAACCTATCTATCTGTTGCAGAAAAATGGGAAGAGAACAAGACTTCATGAGTCTGAAGATCAGCTTTTATCGGGTCTTATGGTAAATAAAACAACACGCTATATTCTTATGTTTCCGAGAGATATCCCTCAGTCAGATTCTTAA
- a CDS encoding porin family protein codes for MKKLLLASALALSALSFAQVQWKSTRFGVTGGLNYSRVSNAHNPSGPRYTFQGGALALIPVGKANQFFIQPEVEYYGAGETGKDKDAKGVDGYNAVYGNNYLSVPLYFKGYFSEAESEFFGLIGPRFNFLLNQNVKNAPANRPYYDPDVTDPKQPAGVNGKANSFNWGLGLGIGYSYKRQLEVAIKYDLGLADTYPGLAKETKGTDKKKSEQVLALTLSYIFK; via the coding sequence ATGAAAAAACTTTTATTGGCCTCTGCTCTCGCTCTGTCTGCTTTATCTTTTGCACAAGTGCAATGGAAAAGTACAAGATTCGGAGTTACAGGAGGTTTAAACTACTCTCGAGTATCCAATGCCCATAATCCTTCCGGCCCAAGGTACACTTTTCAAGGTGGAGCTTTGGCGCTGATTCCCGTAGGAAAGGCAAACCAGTTCTTTATTCAACCTGAAGTTGAGTATTACGGTGCAGGAGAAACAGGGAAAGACAAAGATGCTAAAGGAGTAGATGGTTATAACGCAGTATATGGCAATAACTACCTGAGTGTACCTCTTTATTTCAAAGGATACTTTTCTGAAGCAGAATCAGAATTCTTTGGATTGATAGGACCAAGATTTAACTTTTTATTAAACCAAAATGTTAAAAATGCACCTGCCAACAGACCCTACTATGATCCGGATGTTACCGATCCTAAACAGCCGGCGGGCGTCAATGGAAAGGCAAACAGCTTTAACTGGGGATTAGGACTGGGAATAGGATATAGCTACAAGAGACAACTCGAAGTAGCTATAAAATATGATTTAGGTCTTGCTGATACTTACCCTGGCCTTGCAAAAGAGACAAAGGGTACTGATAAGAAAAAATCAGAACAGGTTCTGGCACTTACCTTAAGCTACATATTCAAATAA
- a CDS encoding bifunctional UDP-3-O-[3-hydroxymyristoyl] N-acetylglucosamine deacetylase/3-hydroxyacyl-ACP dehydratase: MSDMQKTLQEEVTLSGIGLHTGKEVKLTIKPAKENTGFVFVRTDLEGHPQVEADVNYVVATERGTTLEKLGVKITTCEHLLAALVGCDIDNAMLEMDASEPPILDGSSKYFVEAIESVGVVEQNIPREYLVVKEVLTYSDPATGSEITIIPSDTYEVTTMVDFGTKVLGTQNATLKNISEFKDEISSARTFSFLHELEMLLDHGLIKGGDISNAIVYVDKDLTPETTEKLKKAFGKDHVSIRPNGILDNLNLNYPNEAARHKLLDVIGDLALAGVKIKGKVIANKPGHFVNTQFAKKLNRQWKLQKKKNVPDFDLTKEPVFDINGIMKLMPHRPPFLLIDKVLELSDSHVVGLKNVTMNEPFFVGHFPKEPVMPGVLQVEALAQTGGILVLASVPDPENYSTYFIKIDKVKFKKKVVPGDTIIFKIELIEPIRRGIVHMQGYGYVGDSVVVEAELMAQVAKNKVD; encoded by the coding sequence ATGAGTGATATGCAAAAAACGCTTCAGGAAGAGGTAACCCTTTCCGGAATTGGACTTCACACAGGTAAAGAAGTAAAACTTACCATTAAACCTGCTAAAGAAAATACAGGTTTTGTGTTCGTAAGAACAGACTTGGAGGGTCACCCTCAGGTAGAAGCAGATGTCAATTATGTTGTAGCAACAGAGAGAGGAACGACATTGGAAAAATTAGGAGTGAAAATTACCACTTGCGAACATCTTTTAGCAGCCTTGGTAGGTTGTGATATTGACAATGCAATGTTGGAAATGGACGCTTCTGAGCCACCTATTTTGGATGGATCTTCAAAATATTTTGTTGAAGCTATTGAAAGTGTTGGAGTCGTAGAACAAAATATTCCCAGAGAATATCTGGTAGTAAAAGAAGTTCTTACATACAGTGATCCGGCTACAGGTTCGGAAATTACTATTATTCCTTCAGATACCTACGAGGTAACCACTATGGTAGATTTTGGTACTAAAGTATTAGGAACTCAAAATGCCACTCTTAAAAATATCTCAGAATTTAAAGACGAAATCTCATCAGCAAGAACTTTCAGCTTCCTGCATGAATTGGAGATGCTTTTAGATCACGGATTGATCAAAGGAGGTGATATTTCTAATGCTATCGTATACGTAGACAAAGATCTTACTCCTGAAACAACAGAAAAATTAAAGAAAGCCTTTGGAAAAGACCACGTGTCTATAAGACCAAACGGAATTCTTGACAATCTTAATTTAAATTATCCTAACGAAGCTGCTAGACACAAATTACTGGATGTAATCGGTGACTTAGCTTTGGCAGGTGTAAAAATCAAAGGTAAAGTTATTGCCAACAAACCGGGACATTTTGTAAATACCCAGTTTGCGAAAAAACTGAACCGCCAATGGAAATTGCAGAAAAAGAAAAACGTTCCTGACTTTGATCTAACCAAAGAACCAGTATTTGACATCAACGGAATTATGAAGTTGATGCCGCACAGACCACCATTCTTATTGATTGATAAGGTTCTTGAGCTTTCAGACTCTCATGTAGTAGGGTTGAAAAATGTAACAATGAATGAACCGTTCTTTGTAGGACACTTCCCTAAGGAGCCTGTAATGCCGGGAGTTCTTCAGGTTGAAGCCCTTGCACAGACCGGAGGTATTCTTGTATTGGCAAGTGTTCCGGATCCTGAAAACTATTCCACTTATTTCATCAAAATTGATAAAGTAAAGTTCAAAAAAAAGGTAGTTCCCGGAGATACTATTATTTTCAAAATTGAATTGATAGAGCCCATAAGAAGAGGTATCGTTCATATGCAGGGATACGGATATGTGGGTGATTCAGTGGTAGTAGAAGCAGAGCTTATGGCTCAAGTTGCAAAAAATAAAGTTGATTAA
- a CDS encoding LpxD N-terminal domain-containing protein, translating into MRFHSPQKLKTIADLIGSRFIGPEDFEVLGTNEIHMVKPGDIVFVNHPKYYDKALNSAATIILIDKEVDCPEGKALLVSEDPFRDFNKINTHFTRIYNFTEELHDAEIGEGTKIHRSAVIGNNVKIGKNSLIFPNVVIGDRTVIGDNVIIQSNTVLGGDAFYYRKLDGHFDRLISVGNVVIENNVEIGNGCTIDRGVTDSTIIGEGSVLDNQIQIGHDTVIGKKCLIASQVGIAGCCIIGDEVTLWGQVGIASGNKVESGTVLLGKTGVNRDLEKGTYIGMFAEDFKTYLKKEVKLRNLK; encoded by the coding sequence ATGAGATTCCATTCTCCGCAAAAGCTTAAAACGATTGCCGATTTAATAGGCTCTAGATTTATTGGCCCTGAAGATTTTGAAGTATTGGGTACCAATGAAATTCATATGGTAAAACCTGGAGATATCGTATTTGTGAACCATCCCAAATACTACGATAAAGCACTAAACTCTGCAGCTACCATTATTTTGATTGATAAAGAAGTGGACTGTCCGGAAGGAAAGGCTCTTTTAGTATCTGAAGATCCTTTCAGAGACTTCAATAAGATCAATACGCATTTTACAAGAATCTATAACTTCACAGAAGAACTTCACGATGCTGAAATAGGAGAGGGTACAAAGATCCATCGTTCCGCAGTTATTGGAAATAATGTGAAAATCGGAAAAAACAGCCTTATTTTCCCTAATGTTGTCATTGGTGACAGAACGGTGATAGGTGATAATGTCATTATACAGTCCAACACCGTTTTAGGTGGTGACGCATTTTATTACAGAAAATTGGATGGTCACTTTGACCGTTTAATTTCAGTGGGAAATGTAGTGATCGAAAATAATGTGGAAATCGGAAATGGCTGTACCATTGACAGAGGAGTTACAGACTCTACGATCATAGGAGAAGGCTCTGTTTTGGATAATCAGATCCAGATTGGACATGACACCGTCATTGGGAAAAAATGCCTGATTGCCTCGCAGGTAGGAATCGCCGGATGCTGCATCATTGGTGACGAAGTTACATTATGGGGTCAGGTGGGTATCGCTTCTGGCAATAAAGTAGAAAGCGGAACTGTGCTCCTTGGGAAAACAGGAGTAAACAGAGATCTGGAAAAAGGAACCTATATTGGGATGTTTGCAGAGGATTTTAAAACGTATCTGAAAAAAGAAGTAAAACTGAGAAATCTCAAATAA
- the efp gene encoding elongation factor P has translation MATSNDIRKGLCIEYSNDIFKVIEFLHVKPGKGPAFVRTKLKSVTNGKVIDNTFSAGHKIDEVKVITRKFQYLYDDENGFHFMNNDDFSQLYINKEMIENSQFMKAGEEVTIILKEADETPLSAELPQSVYLDVIEADPGVKGNTATNALKNAIVETGARVMVPLFIEPGDRIKVSTEDGSYLERVK, from the coding sequence ATGGCAACAAGTAACGATATAAGAAAAGGTCTTTGCATCGAATATAGCAATGATATTTTTAAAGTAATCGAGTTCCTTCACGTAAAGCCAGGGAAAGGACCTGCTTTCGTAAGAACAAAATTAAAGTCAGTGACTAACGGTAAAGTAATTGATAATACTTTCTCTGCAGGACACAAAATTGACGAAGTAAAAGTGATCACAAGAAAATTCCAATATCTTTACGATGATGAGAACGGATTCCACTTCATGAATAATGATGACTTCTCTCAATTATACATCAACAAAGAGATGATTGAAAACTCTCAGTTTATGAAAGCTGGTGAAGAAGTGACAATCATTTTGAAAGAAGCTGACGAAACACCTCTTTCTGCTGAACTTCCACAATCAGTATATCTGGATGTTATTGAAGCTGATCCCGGAGTAAAAGGAAATACAGCAACAAATGCTCTTAAAAACGCGATCGTTGAAACAGGTGCAAGAGTAATGGTTCCTTTGTTCATTGAACCTGGAGACAGAATTAAAGTAAGTACTGAAGACGGTAGCTACTTAGAAAGAGTGAAATAA